From a region of the Argiope bruennichi chromosome 8, qqArgBrue1.1, whole genome shotgun sequence genome:
- the LOC129981385 gene encoding speckle-type POZ protein B-like — protein sequence MGQNVSVVRESQVDHGCYKAYKFEYKWTLQNFKILVTKTAVGSSTVSSALGLKVGDKTNSFNLILYSHGYNERVKDYLSVYLKKNSTDEMLIQFSCAILDSNSRELNAKCIKQKISIESHLGWMAFCRRDFLLDDKNKILLDGTLNLNCVLEIFENKAIMNVEIEDNDPYMNKSQLKMFQDMNQLLLEGHFSDVTLKVDGKNFPAHKAILSARSAVFKTMMKSQLGANSKEINILDIKADAVKEMLQYIYSGEIGYIDVQMAQELYYAADKYELCDLKKMCNKIMVCNLDISNAINILLLGHKHSDDDLKYTTIEFIAKNAPEIQEKEEWMLLMKNFSELANMVFKHLSKKP from the coding sequence ATGGGTCAAAATGTAAGTGTTGTAAGGGAATCACAAGTGGATCATGGCTGTTATAAAGCATATAAATTCGAATATAAATGGActcttcagaattttaaaattcttgtaacAAAAACCGCAGTTGGTTCCAGTACAGTTAGTTCAGCTCTTGGTTTAAAAGTAGGGGACAAAACTAACTCATTTAACTTGATTCTCTATTCTCATGGTTACAATGAGAGAGTGAAGGATTATTTGTctgtttacttaaagaagaatTCAACCGATGAGATGCTTATCCAGTTCTCATGTGCAATACTTGACAGTAACAGCAGAGAACTGAATGCAAAATgcattaaacagaaaataagcaTTGAATCTCATCTCGGCTGGATGGCATTTTGTCGAAGAGATTTTCTTTTagatgataaaaacaaaattcttctcgatggaactttaaatttgaattgtgtCTTAGAAATCTTTGAAAACAAAGCAATTATGAATGTTGAAATAGAAGATAATGACCCATACATGAATAAATCAcagttaaaaatgtttcaagacATGAACCAACTACTTTTGGAAGGACATTTTTCTGATGTTACTTTAAAAGTAGATGGCAAAAATTTTCCTGCTCATAAAGCTATTTTAAGCGCAAGATCTGCTGTTTTCAAAACAATGATGAAATCTCAACTGGGAGCAAATTCGAAGGAAATAAATATTCTGGATATTAAAGCAGACGCTGTCAAAGAAATGTTGCAATATATTTATTCCGGTGAAATTGGATATATTGATGTTCAGATGGCGCAGGAACTTTATTATGCTGCggataaatatgaattatgtgatttgaaaaaaatgtgcaaCAAAATCATGGTGTGTAACCTGGATATAAGCAATGCCATTAATATACTTCTTCTGGGACACAAACATTCTGATGACGACCTTAAATATACTACTATAGAATTCATTGCTAAAAATGCAccagaaattcaagaaaaagaagaatGGATGTTGCTAATGAAAAATTTCTCTGAATTAGCAAATATGGTGTTTAAGCACCTTTCAAAAAAACCTTAG